GCGAGTTATGGTTTAGGTTTATgagggattaacgtcccaaagcgactcaggctatgagagacgccgtagtgaacgggtccggaattttcgaccacctggggttctttaacgtgcactgacatcgcacagtgcacgggcctttataatttcttctccatcgaaattcgaccgctgcggccaggatcgaacccgcgtttttcgggccagcaaccactcagccaccgcggcggcctagagAGAGTTATGAGTTATTAGTTAGCGAGTTACGAGTTATAGCGAACGAGAAGGCATCACAAACCAGCCGCCGGCTTCGAAAACGTTGCGCGCGCTTCCTGCGGAGACAGGGACCTAAGACTGCCTCCTAGTCCTCGTCATTCAGTCCCCGTCGTCTTTGAAAAGACAATGGTAAGAAAGGCGTGATGTGTAAAATGCAGACGAAACTGTTCACCAAACGCGGCAGCAGTTGAAATCCGTGCTTTGGAAGGCTGGTATGAAGCACACAAAAACTCACGTTGCCGTCATTCTGCACACACACGTAGATGATATCCGAGACCGGCTGCTGCCTTTTGCTATCGGCCGGTGCAGCAGGCCGAGGTGCTTTGTGAGCTACGCTTTCCTGTACTACAGGCCGAAAACAAAGCTCGGGATGACGACAGCAATCACGTACCAATCACGCGCTATTTTGCTGGTATATTAGCGACGCGCAGCGGCGTATGCTGGTAGGCTCTAACGAGACCAGGTACTGGCGTCCCACATAAGAGCTCTTTGTTCGGCACCGTGAAAATGATTAATGCCTCCTGGATACAACTGACTGCTGCGGAATGCGCCACGAACTGTTTCATTGGGGCAGGATTAATAGCCTTGGCAATGACGGAGGAAGCATTCCAACACCTACGAGATTAGATGCACTTTTAAGTGTTGCAATATGTCATTTATGCAAAGCTAGCCAGATACGAAGTCCTTTACGATTACTTGATAATTCCGACATTGCAGAGTCATGCACCCAGGAAGCTGAGGTACAGGAAGTATAAGGATTCCCCAACTAACAATAATATTATGAAGATGATGAAGAGGTGGCCGCCCTGGCACCACCTGCTCTGTGCGCTTCAACCGCGATTTTTTATATCGCATTCCCAAAGCAGCTTGTATATCAGCAAGTGTCTCGGCGAGACGCAAATGAACGCGCTGTCGAGCTTGGAAAGCGTCCAAAGATGCAGGCGCACATAAGGAGCATCTTCAAGAAGTAAACACTACTTGTGTCTGgctctgtatttttcttgtaataTAGGAGGTCCACTTACTACAAACCTGGCATGAAGTGAACGCAATGTGCGTCGCCGTCAGGTTGGTTATAAGTGAGCTAGTCAACCATTACAACCTCTATTTGACTTGGGACAAAATAAGCTTCCGAAGGGTGGGAACAAAAAATTTGTTGACTCTCTGATCTTTTATGCCTCCCTCAATATCAAATCATCACTCATCATAGAAGCTGCGCATCCGAAAATATGGCTGTTATAAGGCCCGGGAAGTTTGAGCGGCGCCCTTCACGGCCAGCTGATGTGACGTCACGGCACGGACTCCCGTATGCCTGTGTCGAGTGCTCCGGCTGCTACTACTCGCGGAGTACGGTCAGGTTCGCTTACACGTATCGTTTTCCGTCACTGAACACTAATGAACAGAGCAGATAGCGGCGATAGAATGTGAGGTAAGCAAAACTACGCCGAATGACGATCACTGCATCGTTGAAAGCTTAAAAAACTGAGTACATCGCGGGGAGCGCACATGTGGTCGAGCGGTCGTCACGACGGGCGCCTGCTATGCCGTCTTGCTTTGGAAATGACTCTCTGCCTTCAGCAATGCCGGTTTTCTTCTATGTGCGTTTCGTTTATTCGAGTTAGAAACACGCGGTAGATGTAAGGTTAGTCGGTTTATGACGGAATATAAGATTGTTCGATGTTGATGTACGATAGTAAATGTTGTGAGTGATCAGTCTTAGGTGCGTTTGGCGCGGTCGCACTTGATACGCGCGGATCGCGGATTTATATTGAGAGCAGGCTATTGATTAGAGCTAGAAGATTAGCCTTGCTTGGAGCGCATTTTTGCGTGTAATCACAAGCACGTTCGCAGTACAATTACGCCTAATTTACTAACGGAAACGTACATGCATGATCGTGTTTTTATCGTTGCTGCTTTAGAATGATCAGACTCTCCGGCATTCGTTTCGCCTCTGCGTGCTGCGACGTAACCACCACGTTTTGTCGGCGATAATAATAACTTTCGAACGCTTCTCGTTCCAGTCGCCCTGCCACTGAGGAACATCGACTGATATGTGGAGAAGGTGTGCGAGACCAGTCCCTGCCTCATCAAAGCAGAGGGCGTGTACTATGCAGGCCATGTAGTTGAGTGCTCCGTTGAAGCAGATGAAAATCGTCGGTTCAGTTTCCTGGCGTCTGTTCTGCAAACGACCGCACTCAATAATGCCCCACACGAAGTTAAGATCACCGTTTGCAACTCGGAGGTTGTTGGAGTCAGCTGCTCCCGCTGGGCAGGGTATGATCTCTTTGCGGCAGACTGTTGGCTCAAATTGTAGATTCACGGAGTACAGTAAATTTAATATTTGGGAGACAATAGCAAAAAATGACACCAACCTGCGCTGAGTAAATTTTAAACATACACCGAGGCTATGAAAGAAGTTAAAGATATTCTTTAAGAGTTTCTTTCCTACAAGTTTCTGACACTctaattaataataatagtatCAGATTCGCATTtaagcaaattttttttaaattgagacAATAGGTGTTTAGAGTGAGGTAACTAGAATGTCTTCAGTGCTGCTTTGGATTTTATTTTACAGGAACAACAACTGTAAGCACATTGTGGCTTCTCTGCTACATATTAACGCAGCAAGAACTTTTGACAAACTGTCGCCGACTGATCATCCACAGAAGTGGAACAAAGCTCAGAAGGAGAAGCAGTACGAACCAAGGGCTATACTTGACCTTCCGTGCGCAAAAAGGTGTGTGATTTATTCTGCTTTTACAACATTACATGCAGTAAAAAGAACAATGAGGTTGCAAGTGAAGACTGAAGCCCTGAGAGAAAGGCCGCTGCTGACTAGTGCATTATGTTAGAGTTGTGAAATTTTTGGTATATAAATTCAGCAATTTGCTTACTGTTTCTGCAATAAGAGTCCTCTCAGCGCTCTAATTGCTATGTCTATTTTCCACAACGGCTACAAGAAcacgttattttcttttttaccaacAGTAAAAACCAGTGTCACAAGTACCCTGTGATAAATATCGGGCATATCAGGTGTCAAACCTCCGTTTTACAAAAGTGCTTCAGATACACGGTGTTTGACTGTAATATAATTAGGTACAATTTTATTAACTGAAACGTAGCTTCCTTATGTATCACTTCACGATAACTCTCAAAGAGAAGAAATAGAAATTGTGAGACGCAGCTGGCTAAACGCCACATTGTGTGTTTTCATCAAGTGGAATTATTCAGCCTGGACATGTATATCAATTTCTTCTTGTTTCCCAGGCAAAGATCAAAGATCCTGCTCAACCTTAAGGTAGCATCTTTGAACAGCTCCTCAAGAATTTGGGCCATCAATCTGCAGAAAAAATGCATTCGGCGCGCGAAACTAAAACTGGTATGAATGCAATCTTATTTTATATATTGGCAGGCTATATAAGTGCAGTATACGTAGCAGGTGAGCCTATTATTATAAAATAAATCCATGCAGTCAAAGGTTTCTGTAATTAATACCATTATGCTGGCATTCATTCATCTGCATAGTAGTTAATCCCATGTTACTTAGCTAGATGCAAATATATTTGTGCAAAAGCTGGGCAAAAGAAGGCTGCTGATTGATCTGGCCACAGCATGGTATGATATAATTTCTGATGTGCAACAGTGTCAGCGGTAGAACGTCTTTTACATTATTAAACTAAATGTGAGCTTCACCTAATGAATGGAATTGGGAGCTTTGCATGGCAGAAAGGTAATTTTGAGTACAAATGCCTACGTTGCAATTGGACCATTTTAGTGTGACTGCTCATGCAGTGACTTTAACAAGCAACATGCAGTAGTGACCCTGCAGTACTAGTTAAGATATGACGACACATATTTTGGGAGCAACCAAGCTATCCAGCATGCTGCGAGTTAGTGTCACTGAACTTTCAGTAGGGGATCTACGAGGATACTCGGCCACCCCTAAATGCCTACAACTGTGAGCCCGTCTAGAGGCTTTAGCCTTTGGTACCTATCACTCTGCACTCAGAAAGTTGTACCTCGTACCTCATGTATTTATGAGCGTCCAATAATATTTGCTTGCCTTACTATTAGGTCATGTATTAGGGTTTGGGTACTAGGCACAAAATACCAGCAATTTTACAGCATGTCCATATGCATCTCATATGATGTATTATGCTGTTCTGTTGGCGCCGTTTCACTTATCAGGCATTTTAGAGTCAGTAAACCTGAGGCGTATGTGGCATCTAATTTTGTGTGGTCTGCTTTCTCTGCAGCTGTAGCAGACAATGCTGCACATCCCTACCCCTGTGAGCCTGAATCTAGAGACATCACTCCGATGGACATCTTTCACGAGTTTAGAAGGTTCCTTGCTAACTGTGACTTGCAAAAGCTGCTCGAACACTTAAACAACGCAAGAAGTTGCGAAGATATAATGCAATTCAATAGTCGACACGACACCAAGCAAAATCTGGCCTCTGGTGGCACCAAAGGGTTGGCATGATAACTGTCTCCATCGACTACTGTGTCTTCACAAGGGTTAAGACACAACAGACAAAGATGGAACCATATGACCTGAGACCTTTACTAAAGAGATCATGCGGCAAACCAACGTCTGCACACCAGCAATGCCTCATGGCAGCATTCTGGAAGTGAGCGCAAAGAAGTGCTATGCCCAACAGTAGCAATCGCAACACAAAGACTTAATTGCGGGACAGTGTGGACTTCTTGTTATGGATGGACGACCATACATTGGTGCAAGCCCAGATGTACTTGTACAGTGCCAGTGCTACCCCAAGCATGTGATTGAAGTGAAGTGCCCAGGGTCCTTTGAAAAGTTTGTGGTGGAGAGCACCGAGAAGATTGACAAACCAACAACTAAAACCTGAAGCGTGCAAGCACGTACTTTTGCCAGATACAAGCGCAAATGGACTTGGCAGGACTGAAGAAAGGGTAGCTAATTGCCTTTTTGAATGATGAAAACAACACGTGCATACCAGTATCATTCTTTGAGGAGTATTTCAGTGACGTGATTGAGCGGTCCTCCTATTTTTTCAAAGAGTATGGGCTCCCACATATTCCGTCTGTGTGATAAGGCTTCCCATTCTGCTAGCTAAAACAAAGTCTGTAACTACATATTAGGACCTACTCTAACCATTTATTGAAAGATTTCCTGGAGATCATTACCTTTTGTTACATTTCTTGCAGAAAGTGTTATGTGCGATTACGAAATGTAGAAGTCAAATATTTTGTACCTCTAATATACCTGGCAGCTGTTTTTTGCTATTCTACGCTTTTTATCATACAAATGTGACACACAATTTGTGATACATCTGTAATATAACAAAAATCAATGTAAGCAAGAGTATAGGGCAAGCCTCAGTCGGCTAGCCAATGTTTAGTTAAGAGGACTTGCGGAAATGAAGCCCTTTTGTGAAATCATTAGCTAGCGGACTAAGCCTCCCCTTCAATTCCTGCTCACTTTGTTATGCGTGGTCAAGAATCTCATCTTCCTGCCCACTCCTTACTGTGGATCTGTGATATAACTGTGCTTTGATGAAATAATAAACTCAGGGAGTGAAGCTTTTACTGGTTACATACTGCTCAAAATATTACAAATGAAGATGATGTGATAGTAACACATATTTTACAACACACATGAAACATGCAACACCGATCTGTTTACTCCATACACTCAAGCCCATTGACCTACGAGTGGAAGAGGAACTTGTCCTTAAACAAAGGCTTCGATAGGTTCACTGTGCCAGCAATTACTATGAGAATGTTGTCTATGTGTGGCTGAAGGTCGAGATCGAACTGATTTCTCAAAATACGAAAGAGTTTCATTCTTTGAGTGGCTCTTTCTTTCTGTCACAAGCACTTGCGATCGACTGATTATTATTTGCCTCCTTTGTTGTCAGCTGTTTTTCTATAAGAAAAGGAGGTCTGATGATctagacattttttttctctacacAGTTCAATGATAAGGAATGCTTTATGCACCATGACGCTGTCAAATGGGCATACACTTGTCGAGCACTTTGCATTGTTTTGCGATGTATGTATTTGGTGCTTTCCCACCATATGCTGGGCTTAAGTAGCTAATTAGACCGCCTGGAGTCTCGCTCACCAGCACCTTTGCAGTGTAGGGACGTTTGTAATGGCTGTATGTTAGCAGACGTGAGGTGAGGTCTTTTGGACGCTCAATTTCTATTTCTGCACAAGTGAGCACCATTCTAGTGTCCTTGTACTCCTTGAAGTAAGTCGTGAGGCAGCTGCCCACGCGGGTCTTTTCTGTCCAAAACACTGCGTGCTTTAAAATACTGGCCAGGACCATGAAGAACTCTCTTAAAAACTTAGACGCAGTTGTGCGGCAAACTTGCAGCTGGCCAGCCAACAGTAAGAACGTGAGATCATGATACAACTGCATGAATATTAAGAGGACAGCGTTTTCCTTATACAGAAGCTGCGGGCTGTCTGCAAGACACGTGCTTCTGTAAACAACTCCGTGATGTTATAAAACAACTCTAAGGATCCTATTCCTGCGAGCACAAGCAACCACTTTCATCTGAAATTTTTGAAACAGTCATGAACTGTTCACGTTTGAAAATGTTATTAGTTTTGTTCAATTGTATTCCAGCATCTTTGCAAAGCTTCTGCACCTCCAGAGTAAATTCTCgaagaaaaaatacaagcaatgcAAAACAAAACAGCTGCGTGTGAAGAACTAAAGTGGTCAGTACCGTCTGAACTTGCTTCGTTGCGCTCTAGACTCTGTGTCTGAACtgctaagaaaagaaaaaaaaacagcagaattAACGTGTGTCATCTAATATACTCTGTTTTCACACATAttgaaaactttttttgcagATCAGTGCGAAGAAATTATTGAGTGCCGCGTGATGAGGGCAAAAAAAGTGTGCTAGCTTTGAACAGGCTACACCTTTCGGTGCCTTTCTTCTTTGGTTAGAAGAGAGTTGTATAACCGAGGTATTTTCGTTCTAATGTCATTTTCTGCTAAGTGGTGTGATACGAGTGGACAGAAAAGATTTCTTGTGTAGTTGCTGAGGTAATACCTGTGGCTTTATATATTGCACCAAGTGGTCCCTCATCGTATCTGTCAGTGGCATAGATTACTTTGGGGTAGCATCACGTTGCTTTGATCAAAATTAAAGCTGAGGACGTAAAGCTAGCCCTAGGTATTTTTGTGCAGTACTGTTTCATGGATAGCGCTAAGCCCAATTCAATTCATTTACCAAAAGGAGGGCCCTGTATTTTGTATACGCCCTACAAAAGCTCAGCCATAGAAACGTGAGTGTTCACATGGGCGGGAAAGACTGTAAACATACCGTCACACTCCATGTGTACCACCTCCTCGCCTGATCGTGCAACAGATTCCATTGGAACAGCGATCGAACTTTTACTGCCGGTCCCGTCTTCGTGTGTTGCCAATATGTCAGTGTGTGTGCAGATCAGAAACGATCATGCGGGAACTCTTCTGTCACATGGAATTCTAATCAAAGGGTTACGGGTAATCGTCTAACTAAACACCACTGCAACATCAAGTCCTAATTAACACAGTCCG
This region of Amblyomma americanum isolate KBUSLIRL-KWMA chromosome 5, ASM5285725v1, whole genome shotgun sequence genomic DNA includes:
- the LOC144132546 gene encoding uncharacterized protein LOC144132546 isoform X3, giving the protein MPRCGSSRFRRRNNNCKHIVASLLHINAARTFDKLSPTDHPQKWNKAQKEKQYEPRAILDLPCAKRQRSKILLNLKVASLNSSSRIWAINLQKKCIRRAKLKLL
- the LOC144132546 gene encoding uncharacterized protein LOC144132546 isoform X4, translated to MPRCGSSRFRRRNNNCKHIVASLLHINAARTFDKLSPTDHPQKWNKAQKEKQYEPRAILDLPCAKRSKILLNLKVASLNSSSRIWAINLQKKCIRRAKLKLL